In Thermanaeromonas sp. C210, the genomic stretch AGGGAACGCCAACGAGACCATCACCCTGCCGCCCATGGAGAAGGTCATCGGGTACCCCGAAACTGCCGACGTTATGGCAGGCGGCTTTGCCGGCAGCTTGCAGGCGGACGGCAGCATTAAAGTAGAAATCCAGGCCATAACCGGCTCGACTAACGAGCTGGGCTTTAGCCGGTTATCGGCCCGGCAGTATTAAACAGTTCAGGGAAAGGAGCGTGATTGAGTATGGCCGTTGATTTCAAAGGCAAAAAGGTCATCGTCCTGGGGGACCGGGACGGTGTACCGGGTCCGGCCATAGAGGAATGCGTTAAGAGCGCCGGCGGGGAAGTCGTTTTCAATACCACCGAATGCTTCGTCTGAACGGCGGCCGGCGCAATGGACCTGGAAAATCAGGCGCGGGTAAAGGAACTGGCGGAGAAGTATAATCCCGCCGACTTAATCGTCGTTTTGGGCGGCGCGGAGGCCGAAGCTTCCGGCCTCACGGCCGAAACGGTGACTAACGGCGACCCCGCCTTTGCCGGTCCATTGACGGGAGTCCAGTTAGGACTCAGGGTGTACCATATTCTGGAGCCGGAGGTCAAAGAGGCCGTTGACCCCGAGGTATATGAAAAGCAGGTCGGCATGATGGAAATGGTGCTGGATGTGGAAGCCATAACCAATGAGGTCCGGACCATCCGGGAGCAATACAGCAAATACTAGGGAGCCGGAAAGGGGGATGAAGGGTGGAAAAAAAGAAGGTCCGCATCGTCCATTATCTGAACCAGTTTTTCGGCCAGATAGGCGGCGAGGAGAAAGCGGACGTCCCTCCTATGGCCAAAGAGGGCACTGTAGGGCCGGGACTGGCCCTGCAGCAGGCCCTGGCTCAGGAGGGGGAAGTCGTCGCCACCGTTATATGCGGGGATACCTATTTTGCCGAACACCTGGAAGAGGCTAAGGCCGAAGTAGTCAGGCTCATTGCCCAATACGATCCGGATGTAGTCGTCGCCGGCCCGGCCTTTAATGCCGGCCGCTACGGGACCGCCTGCGGCGCCGTGGCCCAGGGCGTCTGGGAAACCCTGAAGAAGCCGGTGGTTTCCGGTATGTACCCCGAGAATCCCGGCGTGGAGCTCTACAGCCGTTATGCCTATATTATTAAGACTGGTAATTCCGCGGCGGCCATGCGGCAGGCTGTTGGTCCTATGGCGCGGTTGGCCGTCAAACTGGGCCGCGGGGAGCCGGTGGGAGCGCCGGAAGAGGAAGGCTACCTTCCCCGGGGTATCCGCAGGAACGTCTTCTGCTCCGAACGCGGTTCCAGGCGCGCCGTAGAGATGCTGGTAAAGAAACTCCGCGGCGAGCCCTTTACGACCGAATATCCCATGCCGGTCTTCGACCGGGTGCCCCCCAATCCGGCGGTCAAGGACTTAGCGCGTGCCAAGGTCGCCCTAGTAACTTCCGGAGGTATAGTGCCCAAGGGCAACCCCGACAAGATCGAGTCCTCCAGCGCCTCCAAGTTCGGGAAATACGATATTGCCGGCATAACGGATTTGACCAGCGAAACCCATCAGACGGCCCACGGCGGCTATGATCCGGTCTACGCCAACGAGGACCCGGACCGCGTGCTGCCGGTAGATGTTATGCGGGAACTGGAAAAAGAGGGGGTCATCGGCGAGCTCCACCGCTACTACTATGCCACGGTAGGCAACGGGACCTCGGTGGCCAACGCCCGTAGGTACGCCCAGGCTATTGCCGCCGAACTCAAACAGGACGGGGTGCAGGCAGTTATCCTCACCTCCACCTGAGGAACCTGCACTCGTTGCGGCGCAACGATGGTAAAGGAAATCGAAAGAGCCGGGATCCCTGTAGTTCACGTCTGCACCATTGTACCCATTTCCCTCACCGTAGGGGCCAACCGCATAGTGCCGGCCGTGGCCATACCGCACCCCCTGGGCAATCCCGCCCTTTCGCGGGAAGAAGAGAGAAACTTGCGGCGCAGGCTGGTCATGAAGGCCCTGCGGGCCCTGCAGACGGAAGTGGAGGAGCAGAGGGTCTTTGCCGACTAAAGCCGGAACCGAGGTGGGCAAGGAACCCTTGCCCACCTTTCCTTAAGCCTTTGCGGGAGGTGAGAAGATGAGCTTTCCGGTTCTCAAAGGAGCCGCCTACGCCCTTTTCCATTCTCCGGACATTCTCCTCACCGGAGGCTCCACTCAGAAGGTAGAACGCCTGAAAAATCCGGAGGGGGAGTACCTCCAGCAACTGCCCTCCCACCTCAGGTCTTATGAAGAAGTGGTACAGTATCCCCCCAATCAGGTTTTCATCGGCAACCTGCGGCCCGAAGAGCTGGAAAACATATCCCGGCCCTGGTACTCCAACTTGCTTACAGGTGCTTCCGCCCAAGGAAAGTTTGGGGATATCGTTTCCGAGGACTTGCTCTACGGGCTGCTGAAGCTGGCGGACAGCTTCGACCTCGTCTACCTGGAAAAGGATTTTCAGGCCCGCATTAAAGCAAAGCTGCTCCAGACGGGGCTTTTTGAGGATGGGGACTTTGCCAAATGGAAGGAAGGCAGCGAGCGAGAGGAAATCGAGAAGTATGTCCGCGAAACAGGAGCCGAAGAGCTCCTGCTAGACGGCCAGATGGTGGGCTGTGTGCGCCGGGCCCATGATGTGGATGAAAACCTACAGGCCCATGTGATGCTGGAGAACCTGGTCACCAAGGCCACGTCCATCTGGGCCGTGCGGCGCCTCCTCAAACTGCTGGGTTCTACCGGGGAGGAAGTGGAATACATTATCGAGACCTCTGAAGAAGCGTGCGGCGACATGAACCAGCGGGGCGGGGGGAATTTTGCCAAAGCCATCGGTGAGATGTGCGGACTGCGCAATGCTACAGGGGCGGATATGCGTTCCTTCTGCGCCGGCCCGGCCCACGGGTTGGTGACGGCGGCGGCCTTAGTCCAGGCGGGTATTTACAGGAACGTCCTGGTTGTCGGCGGGGGTGCCGTGGCCAAACTGGGGATGAACGGCCGGGACCACGTGAAAAAGGGCATGCCGGTGCTGGAGGACGTCCTGGGAGCCTTTGCCGTCCTGGTGGGCGAGAACGACGGGGCGAATCCGGTCATCCGCACCGACATCATTGGCCGCCATAAGATAGGGTCTGGGGCTACCCCCCAGGCAGTAATGGAGGCCCTGGTTACCGAGCCCCTGGGCAGGGGCAATTTAAGGATCGGCGACATCGACAAATACGCGCCTGAAATGCAGAACCCCGAAATTACGGAGCCGGCCGGCGCCGGGAACGTCCCCAAGGCCAACTATAAGATGATCGGTGCCCTGGCCGTAATGAAGGGCGAGATCCAGCGGGGTGAGCTGGAGGACTTTATCAAACGGCACGGTATGCCCGGTTATGCCCCGACCCAGGGTCACATACCCTCAGGGGTGCCCTTCCTCGCTTTCGCCCGGGAGGGGATTATGAACGGCCGGTATAATCGCGTCATGATCATCGGTAAAGGCAGCCTCTTTCTGGGAAGGATGACCGGCCTCTTCGACGGCGTGTCCTTGGTGTTAGAGAAAAACTCCGGAGACGTGCCGGGTAAAGGGGATGTCCTACCCAAAGATGAAGTTCGCCGCCTGGTGGCCGAAGCCCTGCGCAGAGTAGCCGGGGAGATTATGGGAGAGTGAGGTGGGGAGTATGTCCGGCTCGGCTCTTAAGCAGGCGATAGGGGAGGTCTTCCTGGAGCTGGGCGATGCCCTGGAGGGCAGGGCTCCGGTAGTACCCCGCGTACGGGTGGGCCTTACCCTGTCCCCCAACGAGGTGGGCCGGGAAGAGCTGGTCCGGGGGGCCGTGGAAGCGGTCCTCAGTCACAGCGATATCGAGGTAGTACTCATAGGGCCGGAGGTGGAAGGCCTGGAGGAAGCCCTCCGCCTGGGAATCTCCCATGTCCCGGCCGGTGACTGCGAGAGGGACCTGCACCAGGCCATGGAAACACTTCTGAAAACCGGTGAGATCCAGGCGGCGGTGACCATGCATTTTAATTTCCCCCTGGGCACGGCCACCGTAGGCCGGGTGGTTACCCCCGGCAAGGGGCGGGAGATGTTCATAGCCACTACTACGGGTACCTCCGATGCCGACCGGGTAAAGGCCATGGTAAAAAACGCCCTGGCGGGCATCGCCTGTGCCAAAGCTTGCGGCATCGCCCGGCCCAAGCTGGGCATTTTAAACGTTGAAGGCGCCCGCATGGTGGAGCGGATCTTGAGGAAACTGCAGAGTCAGGGGTACGACCTGGAGTTCGCAACTTCCGTGCGTTCCGACGGTGGAGCGGTCATGCGGGGGAACGATCTCCTGGCCGGCGCCTGCGACGTCATGGTGACCGACAGCCTTACCGGGAACATCCTCATGAAGGTCTTTTCCTCCTTTACCACCGGCGGGGAATACGAGGCCCTGGGCTACGGCTACGGGCCGGGAATAGGGGAAACTTATGGTCACCTCGTTTTCATCTTGTCCCGGGCCTCCGGAGCGCCGGTAGTAGCCGGTGCCATCCGTTATGCGGCGCAGGCGGCCCAGGGTAAGGTCCTTGCCCTTTATAAAGAAGAGCTGGCCAGGGCCAAAGGGGCCGGTCTGGAGGGCCTCTGGGACGCTGAAGAGGTTAAAGGCGAACAGACGGCTGCTCCTGTGCCGGAACCGCCCAGAAAGCCCGTGAGCGAGGAGATCCCCGGTATCGATATCTTAGAATTGGAGGCGGCCGTCCGGGCCCTGTGGAAGGCCGGGATTTACGCCGCCAGCGGGATGGGCTGCACCGGCCCTGTAATCCTGGTAGCCCCCGAGGACGCCGAGACGGCTAGAAACCTGCTGAGGCAGGAGGGCTATATTTAGATTGGCCACCCGGGACCTGCCTCGGGGGTGGACGCGTAAAGCCGCGGGTTAAGATTGGCTTACCCGCGGCTTTGCTTTCTGCAGGCGCGATGGCTACTCCTAGTTGCGGGCGGTCAGGAGGAAATGCAAGAACTTTTAGCTGCTCCCGGCTTTGGTTAAAAAGGCCTGCTCGGGGTCGAAGATGTCCGGGCAGGCCTTCGCGCGAGACACGGCTTAATAAGGCAGCTGGCGCAGCCGAGGATGGGAATTCGGGGAACCGGCCTATCGACATTGACGCCGGCTCACGGGGGAATTGCCAGGACCTTTGGGGGTGCAATAGTTGGGCCGGGTAACGGGGATTAATTCGTGCGTATCTCCTGGCGCATGAAGAAATAGTAGGCCGCCGCGAAAATGAGCATGGTGGCGGCGATAAGGCCCACCAAATGCGGCCAGATGAGGAGCAGGCTCTGTCCCAGGGGCAAGAACCCGGGAACGGCTCCTATGAGCTGCTGGATCAGAACGGGGCCCAAAGTGCGTACATCGGGGTTCAGCAGGGTTATGGTCGCTTCATCGTAAAGGGTGGTCGGCGAAAGACGGCTGAGCCCCTGCTTCCAGGCAGCGTTGCGAAGCACCAGGTCGGCAGGAGAATCCTGGGCCACGGGGAACAGCCCATCGGCAATAATTCCGGCCAGCATAGGTGCAAAGATGGCAAAGAAAAGCCACACGGCTATACCGGCCAGGGCCGAAGTGGCCGTCTGGCGGAAGACCAGGGAAAATAGCAAGGACAGGCTTAGCCAGAAGGCTATATAAATGACGGTTACCAAAAGATAAGCAACCATCCGCAATAATTCTTCCCCCCGGGGTGGAACGCCGAAGAGGGCGAGGCCCAGCCCGGCCACCAGCAGCCCCAAGACGGCAACCATAAGGGTCAGCACCGCAATGCCGGCAAGAAATTTGCCGTTTATCACGTCGTCGCGGTAAATAGGCTGGGCCAGCAGGCGGCTCAGGGTACGCTTATGGTATTCGCCGTTTATGGCGTCGAAGCCCATGGCCAGCCCCAAAAGGGGCCCCAGAAAGGACATGAAGGCGATGAAAGGGGGCAAAGAGCCGCCGCTCGTGGTGAAAAGACGCAGAAACACGAAGGCCGAGGTTTCGTCGCTCACCGCCTGGCGGATGTTTTGACCCGCGACGTAAAGGGACGAGAGGCAGGCCACGGCGACCAGGGAAAAGATAATGGTCATCCTCGTACTGCTTAGGTGGTCGCCGAGCTCTTTGAGGAAGATAACCTTCAAGCCACCGCTACTGCGGAAGGCCTCACGCCACCAACGGACAAAGTCCCGGAGTGCTTGGCGCCAATCCCTCATGGTCTTCCCTCTCCTTGGAAGTATTGCAGGTAGATATCATCCAAGTCGTAACCCCGGGCCCGCATGTGGAGCAGGGTTATTCCCCTCCCCGCCAGAAGCCCGGCCAGTGGGGGACGGACGTCCTGGCCCTTGGCACAGCGTACACGGATGTAGGGTCCCTGGCTCGACACTTCCTCGACGCCCTCCAGGGAGGCCAGGAGAGACAGGACTTCGTCGTTCTGCGGCTGGACCTGCAGCTCAATTTCCAGGGGCTTTCCGGACATCACTTGGCGGCCAAGAGTCTCCAGGGGGCCCATCGCGAGGAGCCGGCCGCCCACAAAAATGCCGACCCTGTCGCAGATCTGTTGAATCTGGTGGAGGAGGTGGGAGGAGATAAGGATGGTTTTCCCC encodes the following:
- the grdA gene encoding glycine/sarcosine/betaine reductase complex selenoprotein A; amino-acid sequence: MAVDFKGKKVIVLGDRDGVPGPAIEECVKSAGGEVVFNTTECFVUTAAGAMDLENQARVKELAEKYNPADLIVVLGGAEAEASGLTAETVTNGDPAFAGPLTGVQLGLRVYHILEPEVKEAVDPEVYEKQVGMMEMVLDVEAITNEVRTIREQYSKY
- the grdB gene encoding glycine reductase complex selenoprotein B, which gives rise to MEKKKVRIVHYLNQFFGQIGGEEKADVPPMAKEGTVGPGLALQQALAQEGEVVATVICGDTYFAEHLEEAKAEVVRLIAQYDPDVVVAGPAFNAGRYGTACGAVAQGVWETLKKPVVSGMYPENPGVELYSRYAYIIKTGNSAAAMRQAVGPMARLAVKLGRGEPVGAPEEEGYLPRGIRRNVFCSERGSRRAVEMLVKKLRGEPFTTEYPMPVFDRVPPNPAVKDLARAKVALVTSGGIVPKGNPDKIESSSASKFGKYDIAGITDLTSETHQTAHGGYDPVYANEDPDRVLPVDVMRELEKEGVIGELHRYYYATVGNGTSVANARRYAQAIAAELKQDGVQAVILTSTUGTCTRCGATMVKEIERAGIPVVHVCTIVPISLTVGANRIVPAVAIPHPLGNPALSREEERNLRRRLVMKALRALQTEVEEQRVFAD
- the grdC gene encoding glycine/sarcosine/betaine reductase complex component C subunit beta; this translates as MSFPVLKGAAYALFHSPDILLTGGSTQKVERLKNPEGEYLQQLPSHLRSYEEVVQYPPNQVFIGNLRPEELENISRPWYSNLLTGASAQGKFGDIVSEDLLYGLLKLADSFDLVYLEKDFQARIKAKLLQTGLFEDGDFAKWKEGSEREEIEKYVRETGAEELLLDGQMVGCVRRAHDVDENLQAHVMLENLVTKATSIWAVRRLLKLLGSTGEEVEYIIETSEEACGDMNQRGGGNFAKAIGEMCGLRNATGADMRSFCAGPAHGLVTAAALVQAGIYRNVLVVGGGAVAKLGMNGRDHVKKGMPVLEDVLGAFAVLVGENDGANPVIRTDIIGRHKIGSGATPQAVMEALVTEPLGRGNLRIGDIDKYAPEMQNPEITEPAGAGNVPKANYKMIGALAVMKGEIQRGELEDFIKRHGMPGYAPTQGHIPSGVPFLAFAREGIMNGRYNRVMIIGKGSLFLGRMTGLFDGVSLVLEKNSGDVPGKGDVLPKDEVRRLVAEALRRVAGEIMGE
- the grdD gene encoding glycine/sarcosine/betaine reductase complex component C subunit alpha gives rise to the protein MSGSALKQAIGEVFLELGDALEGRAPVVPRVRVGLTLSPNEVGREELVRGAVEAVLSHSDIEVVLIGPEVEGLEEALRLGISHVPAGDCERDLHQAMETLLKTGEIQAAVTMHFNFPLGTATVGRVVTPGKGREMFIATTTGTSDADRVKAMVKNALAGIACAKACGIARPKLGILNVEGARMVERILRKLQSQGYDLEFATSVRSDGGAVMRGNDLLAGACDVMVTDSLTGNILMKVFSSFTTGGEYEALGYGYGPGIGETYGHLVFILSRASGAPVVAGAIRYAAQAAQGKVLALYKEELARAKGAGLEGLWDAEEVKGEQTAAPVPEPPRKPVSEEIPGIDILELEAAVRALWKAGIYAASGMGCTGPVILVAPEDAETARNLLRQEGYI
- a CDS encoding ABC transporter permease, translating into MRDWRQALRDFVRWWREAFRSSGGLKVIFLKELGDHLSSTRMTIIFSLVAVACLSSLYVAGQNIRQAVSDETSAFVFLRLFTTSGGSLPPFIAFMSFLGPLLGLAMGFDAINGEYHKRTLSRLLAQPIYRDDVINGKFLAGIAVLTLMVAVLGLLVAGLGLALFGVPPRGEELLRMVAYLLVTVIYIAFWLSLSLLFSLVFRQTATSALAGIAVWLFFAIFAPMLAGIIADGLFPVAQDSPADLVLRNAAWKQGLSRLSPTTLYDEATITLLNPDVRTLGPVLIQQLIGAVPGFLPLGQSLLLIWPHLVGLIAATMLIFAAAYYFFMRQEIRTN